The Pogona vitticeps strain Pit_001003342236 chromosome 3, PviZW2.1, whole genome shotgun sequence genome includes a window with the following:
- the DKK1 gene encoding dickkopf-related protein 1 isoform X1 has translation MLVGCAKGFCRVVALLAAASCWAEAAAPAPASPAFHTNLNAVHSNAIKIPLPDSSVASVSASPGGKHPAGEPHQQFSTCSGDEDCNIEEFCPNSARGGVHGTPACLACRRRRKRCFRDAMCCPGNYCYNGMCVPLEHDHFYLGEIEENIMENFDHGATDFHPKRTTSSSRLHHLKGQEGAVCLRSSDCAEGLCCARHFWSKICKPVLKEGQVCTKHRKKGAHGLEIFQRCNCGDGLTCRLQKDHTNNNSSRLHTCQRH, from the exons ATGCTCGTGGGGTGCGCCAAGGGATTTTGCCGCGTCGTCGCACTGCTAGCGGCCGCCTCTTGTTGGGCCGAGGCAGCGGCGCCCGCGCCGGCGAGCccggctttccacaccaacctgAACGCCGTCCACTCCAACGCCATCAAGATCCCGCTGCCCGACAGCTCCGTGGCGTCGGTGAGCGCGTCGCCCGGCGGCAAGCACCCGGCCGGCGAGCCGCACCAG cAGTTTTCGACGTGCTCCGGCGACGAGGACTGCAACATCGAAGAGTTTTGCCCCAACTCGGCCCGCGGGGGCGTCCACGGCACCCCCGCCTGCTTGGCCTGCCGGAGACGCCGCAAGCGCTGCTTCCGCGACGCCATGTGCTGCCCGGGCAATTACTGCTATAACG gaATGTGTGTACCTCTGGAACATGATCATTTTTATCTTGGAGAGATTGAAGAGAACATTATGGAGAATTTTGATCATGGTGCCACAGACTTCCACCCTAAAAGGACAACATCTTCCTCTCGGCTGCACCATTTGAAAG GGCAAGAAGGTGCTGTGTGCCTCCGCTCCTCAGACTGCGCTGAAGGGCTGTGCTGTGCCCGTCACTTCTGGTCAAAGATCTGCAAACCTGTTCTCAAGGAAGGCCAGGTGTGCACGAAACACCGCAAGAAAGGTGCTCATGGCTTAGAGATCTTCCAGCGATGTAACTGTGGGGATGGATTGACTTGTCGCCTTCAGAAAGATCACACAAACAACAACTCATCCAGGTTACATACCTGCCAGAGACATTAG
- the DKK1 gene encoding dickkopf-related protein 1 isoform X2, with translation MLVGCAKGFCRVVALLAAASCWAEAAAPAPASPAFHTNLNAVHSNAIKIPLPDSSVASVSASPGGKHPAGEPHQFSTCSGDEDCNIEEFCPNSARGGVHGTPACLACRRRRKRCFRDAMCCPGNYCYNGMCVPLEHDHFYLGEIEENIMENFDHGATDFHPKRTTSSSRLHHLKGQEGAVCLRSSDCAEGLCCARHFWSKICKPVLKEGQVCTKHRKKGAHGLEIFQRCNCGDGLTCRLQKDHTNNNSSRLHTCQRH, from the exons ATGCTCGTGGGGTGCGCCAAGGGATTTTGCCGCGTCGTCGCACTGCTAGCGGCCGCCTCTTGTTGGGCCGAGGCAGCGGCGCCCGCGCCGGCGAGCccggctttccacaccaacctgAACGCCGTCCACTCCAACGCCATCAAGATCCCGCTGCCCGACAGCTCCGTGGCGTCGGTGAGCGCGTCGCCCGGCGGCAAGCACCCGGCCGGCGAGCCGCACCAG TTTTCGACGTGCTCCGGCGACGAGGACTGCAACATCGAAGAGTTTTGCCCCAACTCGGCCCGCGGGGGCGTCCACGGCACCCCCGCCTGCTTGGCCTGCCGGAGACGCCGCAAGCGCTGCTTCCGCGACGCCATGTGCTGCCCGGGCAATTACTGCTATAACG gaATGTGTGTACCTCTGGAACATGATCATTTTTATCTTGGAGAGATTGAAGAGAACATTATGGAGAATTTTGATCATGGTGCCACAGACTTCCACCCTAAAAGGACAACATCTTCCTCTCGGCTGCACCATTTGAAAG GGCAAGAAGGTGCTGTGTGCCTCCGCTCCTCAGACTGCGCTGAAGGGCTGTGCTGTGCCCGTCACTTCTGGTCAAAGATCTGCAAACCTGTTCTCAAGGAAGGCCAGGTGTGCACGAAACACCGCAAGAAAGGTGCTCATGGCTTAGAGATCTTCCAGCGATGTAACTGTGGGGATGGATTGACTTGTCGCCTTCAGAAAGATCACACAAACAACAACTCATCCAGGTTACATACCTGCCAGAGACATTAG